In a single window of the Pontibacter russatus genome:
- a CDS encoding outer membrane beta-barrel family protein, with amino-acid sequence MKNLQHYFILLLILILPQAGFSQVNGFLTGTVKNEQGQLVGFANVALLKAADSAIVNGTAADADGRFQIKSPAKGTYLLRFNFLGYVQLDSKPFDVTGEDFTKDFGSTTLKENAQVLQEVVVQGIRPTVVAYADKMVVNVEGTAMSGGSSAYEVLTKSPGVWIDQNGDLKLNGKAGVKVMINNKLLYLNGKELQNLLQNVSGENIKDLEIITNPSARYDAEGASGIININLKQNKDTGLHGSLHGSYQYNELNSYTAGAEVNYKKGPWNSFAGFDFAERANLRTNKMQRTLRNQQDSKLNQNLREEGTRTVPTLRIGTDLELNQRHSLGFMADISVYNTENNIKALAKLVDGNSENDLLIDALNIGNGEKQNSTLNLHYLGKLDTLGTTLSADLNYVRLYSQDDAMFVNRLDSLGVPAGVSVNRLLYDNPNNYDIYAAKADLTKTIGKAGKLEAGAKVSRVTSDNELKFYEETDGAMYPDAKRSNHFIYKESILAAYASYATAIGKKLSIQAGLRVEQTFAEGNSVTMEQKTDMNYFNLFPTLFVQHAVSDNYQVRYSYSRRVNRPQYSALNPFIFYIDPYSWVVGNPYLKPQYTNALSITQTIHQRYNVVVGYAKTKDFIAEVPEQDAEDKTTYFQQQNLDKMESMDATVVVPLQILPVWQINNTATVIYQKFTAEREQRVLANERVSFMLQSNNTVQMPKDVRLELNAAYQGPVAYGLYRVNANWGVDAGLKRSFMHDKLDVTMSVTDIFKTKRMAGAINIDGNTITADQYRGTQSFNLSLRYRFSKGSEFKAGKKSINLDEVNRAGGK; translated from the coding sequence ATGAAAAATTTACAACACTACTTCATCCTGCTGCTGATACTAATTTTACCGCAGGCAGGCTTTAGCCAGGTAAATGGTTTTTTAACAGGAACAGTAAAAAACGAGCAGGGGCAACTGGTGGGTTTCGCCAATGTAGCACTTTTAAAAGCTGCTGATTCTGCTATTGTAAATGGCACTGCTGCAGACGCTGATGGCAGATTCCAGATCAAATCTCCGGCAAAAGGCACCTACTTGCTGCGCTTCAATTTCTTGGGGTATGTGCAGCTTGATTCTAAGCCTTTTGACGTAACCGGCGAAGATTTTACAAAAGACTTCGGGAGCACCACCTTAAAAGAAAATGCCCAGGTGTTGCAGGAAGTAGTGGTGCAGGGTATACGCCCAACTGTAGTAGCCTATGCCGATAAAATGGTAGTGAACGTGGAAGGCACCGCCATGTCGGGCGGCAGCAGTGCGTATGAAGTATTAACAAAATCGCCAGGTGTGTGGATTGACCAGAACGGAGACTTGAAGCTGAATGGCAAAGCAGGTGTGAAAGTGATGATCAACAACAAACTGTTATACCTGAACGGTAAGGAACTGCAGAACCTGCTTCAGAATGTGTCGGGCGAAAACATCAAAGACCTGGAGATCATCACCAACCCATCTGCCAGATACGATGCGGAAGGTGCGTCAGGCATCATCAACATTAACCTAAAGCAGAACAAAGACACCGGCTTACATGGCAGCTTGCATGGCAGTTATCAGTACAACGAACTGAACAGCTATACTGCCGGTGCTGAAGTAAACTATAAAAAAGGTCCCTGGAACTCATTTGCAGGCTTTGATTTTGCCGAGCGTGCCAATCTCAGAACAAACAAAATGCAGCGCACCTTACGGAACCAGCAGGACAGCAAACTTAACCAGAACCTGAGAGAAGAAGGAACAAGAACAGTACCTACTCTTAGAATAGGCACTGACCTGGAGTTAAACCAGCGACACAGCCTTGGTTTTATGGCAGATATATCTGTTTACAACACAGAAAACAACATCAAAGCACTTGCGAAGCTGGTTGATGGCAACTCTGAAAACGACCTGCTGATTGATGCGCTGAATATTGGAAACGGTGAAAAGCAAAACAGCACCTTAAACCTGCATTACCTGGGCAAACTTGATACGCTGGGCACTACGCTCTCGGCAGACCTGAATTATGTGCGACTCTACAGTCAGGACGATGCCATGTTCGTGAACCGTTTAGATAGTCTTGGTGTACCTGCCGGAGTATCTGTTAACAGGTTGCTATATGATAACCCAAACAACTACGACATCTATGCTGCAAAAGCAGATCTCACGAAAACGATAGGCAAAGCAGGCAAACTGGAAGCAGGGGCAAAGGTAAGCCGCGTGACCTCGGATAATGAATTGAAGTTTTATGAGGAAACAGATGGTGCCATGTATCCGGATGCAAAGCGCAGCAATCACTTCATCTATAAAGAAAGCATCTTGGCAGCTTACGCTTCTTACGCTACTGCTATTGGCAAAAAGCTAAGTATACAGGCTGGTCTCCGTGTCGAGCAGACGTTTGCAGAAGGTAATTCCGTAACTATGGAGCAGAAAACAGATATGAATTACTTTAACCTGTTCCCAACCTTGTTTGTGCAGCATGCGGTAAGTGACAACTACCAGGTTCGTTATTCCTATAGCCGCCGGGTTAACAGACCGCAGTATAGCGCCTTGAACCCTTTCATATTCTACATTGATCCTTATTCTTGGGTGGTGGGCAATCCATATTTAAAGCCGCAGTACACAAACGCTCTTAGCATTACACAAACTATACATCAGCGCTACAATGTCGTAGTGGGTTATGCTAAAACGAAAGACTTTATAGCAGAAGTGCCGGAACAGGATGCCGAAGATAAGACCACGTATTTTCAGCAGCAGAACCTGGACAAGATGGAAAGCATGGATGCGACAGTTGTAGTGCCGCTTCAAATTTTACCAGTATGGCAAATCAATAACACAGCGACGGTGATATACCAAAAGTTTACAGCAGAACGGGAGCAGCGGGTGCTGGCAAACGAGCGGGTTTCTTTTATGCTGCAGTCAAACAACACGGTGCAGATGCCAAAAGATGTACGCCTTGAACTGAATGCTGCTTATCAAGGACCTGTAGCCTACGGTTTATACCGGGTTAATGCTAACTGGGGAGTAGATGCTGGCTTGAAGCGTTCTTTTATGCATGATAAGCTGGACGTAACTATGAGCGTGACAGACATCTTCAAAACCAAACGCATGGCAGGAGCTATAAACATAGACGGCAACACCATTACAGCCGATCAGTACAGGGGCACACAAAGCTTTAATCTCAGTCTTCGTTACCGGTTCAGCAAGGGCAGCGAGTTTAAAGCCGGCAAGAAAAGTATAAACCTGGATGAAGTAAACAGAGCCGGCGGCAAGTAA
- a CDS encoding sensor histidine kinase — translation MRTKYKPFLQQVAIAALTTVLLYYALVFVHQGTIWLFDTGILVELVVAFFFLLAIFVANGFISRAFTWGPLNRIQGIWKAVLEGITVVASSVTLCFLLYYVPYRLIYYVADTEVNLLPERVRLAYVISSVAALFFYYFVERERKVKELQAEHLRAEQLQKENFRAQLEALKNQVNPHFLFNSLNVLSSLIYVDPDQAATFLSQLSEVYRALLDSGDKQLVPLAKELELANAYIYLMQTRFGGNMQFTVDVPANFLHLQLPPTSVQMLLENAIKHNGSTTTKPLHISVFVKDTKLVVENNLQPRLEEVVSTKVGLKNISSRYKYFTDGKVEVAQNEQTFRVALPLLDVARYESSYS, via the coding sequence ATGCGCACCAAGTATAAACCCTTCCTGCAACAGGTTGCCATTGCTGCCCTGACGACAGTGCTTTTATACTATGCGCTGGTATTCGTACACCAGGGTACCATCTGGCTTTTTGACACAGGCATTTTAGTAGAACTTGTTGTTGCCTTCTTTTTTCTGCTGGCCATTTTTGTTGCAAACGGTTTTATTTCCAGGGCCTTTACATGGGGGCCACTGAATCGCATCCAGGGTATCTGGAAAGCGGTTTTGGAAGGCATCACGGTAGTAGCCAGCAGCGTTACCCTTTGCTTCCTGCTTTATTATGTTCCTTACAGGCTTATCTACTATGTGGCTGATACAGAAGTAAACCTGTTGCCTGAACGGGTTCGCCTGGCCTATGTCATCAGTAGCGTGGCGGCGCTTTTCTTTTATTATTTTGTAGAACGTGAGCGGAAGGTAAAGGAGCTACAGGCTGAGCATTTACGCGCTGAACAGTTGCAGAAAGAAAACTTCAGGGCACAGCTGGAAGCGCTGAAGAACCAGGTCAACCCGCATTTCCTGTTCAACAGCTTAAACGTACTCAGTTCGCTTATCTATGTTGATCCGGACCAAGCAGCTACATTTCTGAGCCAGCTTTCGGAAGTATACCGGGCGCTGCTAGATAGTGGAGACAAGCAACTGGTTCCGCTCGCTAAAGAACTGGAACTGGCCAACGCCTACATCTACCTGATGCAGACCCGCTTTGGCGGAAACATGCAATTTACAGTAGACGTGCCAGCTAACTTCCTGCACTTGCAGTTGCCTCCTACTTCTGTGCAGATGCTGCTTGAAAATGCGATAAAACATAACGGCTCTACTACAACTAAACCGCTGCACATCTCCGTGTTTGTAAAAGATACTAAACTGGTCGTTGAAAACAATCTGCAGCCCCGCCTTGAGGAAGTAGTCTCCACGAAGGTAGGCTTGAAGAACATCAGCAGCAGATATAAATACTTTACTGATGGGAAAGTGGAAGTGGCGCAAAATGAGCAGACTTTTAGGGTAGCTTTACCTTTACTTGATGTAGCCCGTTATGAAAGTAGTTATAGTTGA
- a CDS encoding LytR/AlgR family response regulator transcription factor — MKVVIVEDEQLAADALAVIVKRLRPQTEVLSRIGSVEEAVQWFNLHQAPDLIFCDIHLSDGNSFEIFRQVTVNCPVIFTTAYNQYAIEAFKVNSIDYLLKPIKPEDVALALKKYENQHRSIPLDIYNLNQLLQAQQPQQHVKSRFLVKQGQGIKAIPVKEVAYFWAEEGIVFLVTKQGKRFIISYTLDQLEEQLDSAIFFRANRQLIVHIDAVQEVRPYFKGRLSLLLQPAVAEDAIISSSKASDFKVWLDM; from the coding sequence ATGAAAGTAGTTATAGTTGAGGATGAGCAATTGGCGGCCGATGCTTTGGCCGTTATCGTGAAAAGGCTTCGGCCACAGACAGAAGTTCTCTCCAGGATCGGATCTGTGGAGGAGGCTGTGCAATGGTTTAACCTGCACCAGGCCCCGGACTTGATTTTCTGCGACATTCATCTCTCGGACGGCAACAGTTTTGAGATCTTCAGGCAGGTAACAGTTAATTGCCCGGTCATCTTCACGACGGCCTACAACCAATATGCCATAGAAGCCTTTAAGGTAAACAGCATAGATTACCTGCTAAAACCGATCAAGCCGGAGGATGTGGCGCTTGCTTTAAAGAAGTATGAAAACCAGCACCGCTCTATACCACTAGATATATACAACCTAAACCAGTTACTACAGGCGCAACAGCCTCAGCAGCATGTAAAATCCAGGTTTCTGGTGAAGCAGGGCCAGGGGATTAAGGCAATTCCCGTGAAAGAAGTGGCTTACTTTTGGGCAGAGGAAGGCATCGTGTTTCTGGTAACAAAGCAAGGCAAACGCTTCATCATCAGCTATACTTTGGACCAGTTAGAGGAGCAGCTTGACAGTGCTATCTTTTTCAGGGCAAACAGGCAACTGATAGTTCACATTGATGCCGTGCAAGAGGTACGCCCCTACTTCAAAGGCAGACTATCGTTACTGCTACAACCCGCCGTGGCGGAAGATGCTATTATTAGCAGCAGCAAAGCATCAGACTTTAAAGTTTGGCTGGATATGTAG
- a CDS encoding SDR family oxidoreductase has translation MEKQFEGKVAIVTGGSFGIGKATAVMFAQRGAKVAVVDWKEGMETVNAIKSTGGEAIFIKCDVSKPAEVQVMVEQTTSTFGRLDYAFNNAGIEGASAPTHEVTEENFDKVIGVNVKGVWLCMKYEIPHMLRQGKGAIVNCSSIAGVIGFPGIPIYTASKHAVIGLTKAASLEYATQGIRVNAVCPGAIQTAMIDRFIEKNNTTKEAMVAGEPIGRFGAPEEIAEAAIWLCSDASSFTTGHALLADGGWVAR, from the coding sequence ATGGAAAAGCAATTTGAAGGCAAAGTGGCAATCGTGACCGGGGGAAGCTTTGGGATTGGCAAAGCCACGGCTGTGATGTTTGCACAACGAGGCGCCAAAGTAGCTGTTGTAGATTGGAAAGAGGGCATGGAAACAGTCAATGCTATTAAATCAACCGGTGGTGAAGCTATTTTTATAAAATGCGATGTATCAAAACCTGCCGAGGTACAGGTTATGGTTGAGCAAACAACCAGCACTTTTGGCCGGCTCGATTATGCTTTTAACAATGCCGGTATAGAAGGCGCCTCTGCCCCTACTCACGAAGTAACGGAAGAGAATTTTGATAAGGTCATCGGCGTAAACGTGAAGGGCGTGTGGCTTTGCATGAAGTATGAGATACCGCACATGCTCCGTCAGGGTAAAGGTGCTATTGTAAACTGCTCGTCTATCGCGGGGGTAATCGGTTTCCCGGGGATACCTATTTATACCGCTTCCAAACACGCAGTGATCGGGCTTACTAAAGCCGCCTCCTTAGAATATGCTACCCAAGGTATTCGAGTAAATGCCGTATGCCCCGGCGCCATCCAGACCGCAATGATCGACCGGTTCATCGAGAAAAATAACACGACCAAAGAAGCTATGGTTGCCGGAGAACCTATAGGCCGATTTGGTGCACCGGAAGAAATTGCGGAAGCTGCTATATGGCTCTGTTCAGATGCCTCTTCGTTTACCACAGGCCATGCGCTGTTAGCAGATGGTGGCTGGGTGGCAAGGTGA
- the acsA gene encoding acetate--CoA ligase yields the protein MIAPNLTDYSSVDGSFSWEKEQAGLSCLPNGQGLNIAYEAIDRHAQGKLRDHTAFRFIKKDMSVMACTYHDFMELTNRFANVLQKLGVAKGDRVFSFLGRIPELYLAALGTLKTTAVFCPLFNVFGPEPVFQRLNRGDAKVLVTTKDLFEKKIRQLLDRLPELNYILLTDTDKDENEQIRSLPGLMEQASDEYTIPPTDPEDPALLHFTSGTTGLPKGALHVHKAVLVHYVTGKYVLDFHPDDIYWCTADPGWVTGTSYGIIAPLVNGVTNLVDEEEFDAVRWYTILQEQKVNIWYTAPTGIRRLMRMNIIPKDNYNLDNLRLVLSVGEPLHAEAVVWGEKAFGMPILDNWWQTETGGIMIANYRAMQVRPGSMGKPLPGVEAAIAEVTDDSFTIIDEPDKEGHLVLKRGWPSMFRAYLHDEERYTKSFRGDWYLTGDLAKRDKDGYFWFVGRADDIIKTSGHMVGPFEVESALMEHPAISEAAVIGKPDQLIGELVKAFIVLKPAQQPDETTKMDITAFARKRLGPAVSPKEISFIENLPKTKSGKILRRLLKARELGLPEGDLSTLEQP from the coding sequence GTGATCGCGCCAAACCTTACCGATTATAGTTCAGTTGACGGCTCTTTTAGTTGGGAGAAGGAACAGGCCGGGCTGAGCTGTTTGCCAAACGGGCAGGGACTGAACATTGCGTACGAGGCTATAGACCGGCATGCACAGGGTAAATTGCGCGACCATACAGCTTTTCGTTTCATCAAAAAAGACATGTCGGTGATGGCCTGCACATACCATGATTTTATGGAGCTGACCAACCGTTTTGCCAATGTGCTGCAGAAACTGGGCGTAGCAAAAGGAGACAGGGTTTTCTCTTTCCTGGGGCGCATTCCCGAACTATACCTAGCAGCGTTGGGAACCCTTAAAACGACGGCTGTCTTCTGCCCACTGTTCAATGTGTTTGGCCCTGAGCCGGTGTTTCAGCGCCTGAACCGCGGCGATGCAAAAGTGCTGGTAACCACCAAAGACCTGTTCGAGAAAAAAATACGACAACTACTGGACCGCCTCCCAGAACTGAACTATATACTGCTGACCGATACCGATAAAGACGAAAACGAACAGATCCGCTCGCTGCCAGGCCTAATGGAACAAGCCTCTGACGAATACACTATACCTCCTACCGACCCTGAAGACCCGGCCCTGCTGCATTTTACAAGCGGCACCACCGGCCTACCCAAAGGCGCGCTGCATGTTCACAAAGCCGTGCTGGTGCATTACGTAACAGGCAAGTATGTTCTCGATTTTCACCCCGATGATATTTACTGGTGCACTGCCGACCCGGGCTGGGTTACGGGTACCTCTTATGGCATAATAGCCCCGCTCGTAAATGGCGTTACTAACCTTGTGGATGAAGAAGAATTTGATGCCGTGCGCTGGTATACCATACTGCAGGAGCAAAAAGTAAATATCTGGTACACCGCCCCGACTGGCATACGCCGCCTGATGCGCATGAACATCATCCCGAAAGACAACTATAACCTGGACAACCTGCGGCTGGTGCTGAGTGTGGGCGAGCCATTACACGCCGAGGCTGTGGTGTGGGGTGAAAAAGCTTTTGGCATGCCGATACTCGATAACTGGTGGCAAACCGAAACCGGCGGTATCATGATTGCAAACTATAGAGCCATGCAGGTAAGGCCGGGCTCAATGGGCAAACCATTACCCGGCGTGGAAGCTGCCATTGCCGAGGTGACGGATGATAGTTTCACAATAATAGACGAACCTGACAAAGAAGGACACCTGGTACTGAAACGCGGCTGGCCCTCTATGTTCCGTGCCTATTTGCACGACGAGGAGCGCTACACCAAAAGCTTCAGGGGAGACTGGTACCTGACCGGAGACCTGGCCAAACGTGATAAGGACGGCTACTTCTGGTTTGTAGGCCGGGCAGACGATATCATTAAAACATCCGGGCACATGGTAGGCCCTTTTGAGGTGGAGAGCGCCCTGATGGAGCACCCGGCCATATCGGAAGCAGCAGTTATCGGTAAACCTGACCAGCTGATAGGAGAACTGGTGAAAGCCTTTATAGTTCTGAAGCCCGCCCAGCAACCCGACGAAACCACTAAAATGGACATCACAGCATTTGCCCGTAAACGGCTTGGCCCGGCAGTATCGCCCAAAGAGATCAGCTTTATAGAGAACCTGCCCAAAACAAAAAGTGGTAAAATATTGCGCAGACTACTAAAGGCACGTGAACTGGGTTTGCCGGAAGGTGATCTGTCTACGCTGGAGCAGCCGTAA
- the pdhA gene encoding pyruvate dehydrogenase (acetyl-transferring) E1 component subunit alpha has product MEQQPEQTINLSKEQAQKLLYQMILIRKFEEKSAEMYTKEKIRGFLHLYVGEEAVAVGVLQALSPEDNVLCTYREHGHALVRGLEPGVIMAEMYGKQEGCSGGRGGSMHLFDAKTKFYGGNAIVAGHLAMAVGLALADRKMKRDQVTCCFFGEGAMAEGAFHEAMNLAALWQVPVLFVCENNLYAMGTALRYTHAQTKLEIKGAAYGITSASVDGMDLLQVMDAANKAVQTIRETGHPYFLVCNTYRFRAHSMFDAELYREKSEVDQWKQRDPIPAFTRYLKEQQLLTDTDLHEIESRVEVEVQQAVDFAETCSFEPVEELLKYTYSEKQN; this is encoded by the coding sequence ATGGAACAGCAACCTGAACAAACTATAAACCTCAGCAAAGAGCAAGCGCAAAAACTGCTTTACCAGATGATCCTTATCCGGAAGTTTGAGGAAAAGTCGGCGGAGATGTATACCAAAGAAAAGATTCGGGGCTTTCTGCATTTATATGTTGGTGAAGAGGCTGTCGCTGTTGGGGTTTTGCAGGCGCTCTCTCCTGAGGATAACGTACTATGCACGTATCGCGAGCACGGTCATGCACTGGTTCGTGGGTTGGAGCCGGGCGTGATCATGGCCGAAATGTATGGCAAACAGGAAGGCTGCAGTGGGGGCCGCGGAGGCTCTATGCATTTGTTTGATGCGAAAACTAAGTTCTATGGTGGCAATGCTATAGTTGCCGGGCACCTGGCAATGGCCGTCGGGTTGGCTTTGGCCGATAGAAAAATGAAGCGCGACCAGGTAACCTGCTGCTTTTTCGGGGAGGGGGCTATGGCAGAAGGGGCTTTTCATGAGGCTATGAACCTGGCCGCTTTGTGGCAGGTGCCGGTGCTTTTTGTATGCGAAAATAACCTCTATGCCATGGGCACAGCCCTGCGCTACACCCACGCCCAGACCAAACTCGAAATTAAAGGGGCTGCTTACGGCATTACATCCGCATCAGTAGACGGCATGGACCTGCTACAGGTAATGGATGCCGCGAACAAAGCCGTGCAAACTATACGCGAAACCGGTCATCCTTATTTCCTGGTCTGTAACACCTACCGTTTCAGGGCGCACTCCATGTTTGATGCCGAACTGTACCGCGAAAAAAGCGAGGTAGACCAATGGAAGCAACGAGACCCGATACCAGCTTTTACCCGGTATCTGAAAGAACAGCAATTACTGACTGATACGGACCTGCATGAAATAGAAAGCCGTGTGGAAGTGGAGGTACAGCAAGCTGTAGACTTTGCCGAAACCTGCAGCTTTGAACCTGTGGAAGAGCTCCTGAAATATACTTACAGCGAAAAACAGAACTGA
- a CDS encoding alpha-ketoacid dehydrogenase subunit beta — MAGDRITYRECIKQAIREAMLADERVFMMGEDVGHYGGAFAVSKNLLQEFGPKRIMDTPLSEAGFVGAGIGAALGGMLPIVEIMTVNFSLLALDQIANNAATLLHMSGGQFNVPLVIRMSTGIGRQLAAQHSHSWEPIFAHIPGLRILSAGTHEDARYMLAPALADPDPVIIFEYTSMLNIERGLPETKTGVDISKAKVRREGRDITIITYGTGVYKALESASELAAAGIEAEVVDLRVLRPLDEETIVASVAKTSRAFIVEDASRSVSVSSEVSARIMEKCFYDLDAPVQRLCGAEVPIPYPKHLEDASVPQPAQIVTAIKKILQHDRV; from the coding sequence ATGGCCGGCGACCGCATCACATATCGCGAGTGCATAAAACAGGCCATCAGGGAAGCCATGCTGGCTGATGAGCGCGTGTTTATGATGGGCGAAGACGTTGGCCACTATGGCGGTGCCTTTGCCGTGAGCAAGAACCTGCTGCAGGAATTTGGTCCCAAACGAATCATGGATACACCTTTGTCGGAAGCCGGTTTTGTGGGTGCCGGTATAGGGGCTGCGCTTGGCGGCATGCTGCCTATAGTTGAGATCATGACCGTAAACTTTAGTCTGCTGGCCCTGGACCAGATAGCGAACAATGCGGCAACGTTGCTGCACATGTCGGGTGGACAGTTTAACGTGCCGCTTGTGATACGCATGAGTACTGGCATTGGCCGGCAACTGGCTGCGCAGCACTCGCATAGCTGGGAGCCAATTTTTGCACACATCCCGGGATTGCGTATTTTGTCTGCCGGCACACACGAAGATGCCCGCTATATGCTTGCTCCTGCCCTTGCAGACCCCGATCCGGTTATCATCTTTGAATATACCTCTATGCTTAACATAGAAAGAGGACTCCCGGAAACAAAGACCGGCGTGGACATCAGCAAAGCAAAAGTAAGGCGAGAGGGGCGAGATATTACCATTATTACCTATGGTACTGGCGTGTACAAAGCCCTGGAATCAGCCTCCGAACTGGCCGCAGCCGGCATTGAAGCCGAAGTAGTAGACCTGCGCGTGCTGCGCCCGCTTGATGAAGAAACTATAGTTGCATCAGTAGCTAAAACAAGCCGGGCGTTTATAGTAGAGGATGCAAGCAGGTCGGTTAGTGTATCGTCGGAGGTGAGCGCCCGCATTATGGAAAAATGCTTTTACGACCTTGATGCGCCGGTGCAACGGCTGTGCGGAGCCGAAGTGCCAATTCCGTATCCAAAACATTTAGAAGATGCCTCGGTGCCGCAACCAGCTCAGATCGTAACTGCCATCAAGAAAATACTGCAACATGATCGCGTATAA
- a CDS encoding dihydrolipoamide acetyltransferase family protein: MIAYKMPSLGADMESGFLREWRVQPGDRINKGDIIAEVETQKGIIEIEVFEEGIIGELLVKIDDQVPVGTTMATILTDEEARSGIKQVPTEARKETIVALPVSETIKEQQTIAQPHRIRASPLAKRIAAEKGIDITTVHGTGPEGAITREDVEHAQAAQVAPQAQPEKSTIAPQPAQPQKPTIIKAKPAEPVNPEEIITEKPAAPPATAAETIRMAVAAAMSKSNREIPHYYLETKIDMSKALTWLTETNKRRPVKERLLPAVLLIKAVAKALNDMPDLNAWWEDSLQRKETINVGYVVALRIGGIMVPTIHDADTKTLEDLMLALNDLIPRARALRLRSSELADSTITVTSLGEGGVETVYGVIYPPQVALVGFGGITDQPWAENGMLTVRPVLTATLAADHRASDGSTGSKFLTAIKNYLQQPDKL; encoded by the coding sequence ATGATCGCGTATAAAATGCCCAGCCTTGGTGCCGACATGGAGAGCGGTTTTCTACGGGAATGGCGTGTGCAACCCGGCGACAGGATAAACAAAGGCGACATTATTGCCGAAGTGGAGACCCAGAAAGGTATCATCGAGATAGAGGTTTTTGAAGAAGGGATTATTGGCGAACTGCTTGTAAAGATAGACGACCAGGTACCTGTAGGCACAACTATGGCAACTATACTAACCGATGAAGAAGCAAGATCCGGCATAAAACAGGTCCCAACTGAAGCTCGAAAGGAAACTATAGTCGCACTACCTGTTTCAGAAACCATAAAAGAACAGCAAACTATAGCGCAGCCGCATCGCATCAGGGCTTCGCCGCTGGCAAAAAGGATAGCCGCCGAAAAAGGCATTGATATTACCACCGTACACGGCACCGGTCCCGAAGGAGCCATTACCCGTGAAGATGTGGAACATGCCCAGGCAGCTCAAGTCGCCCCGCAAGCTCAACCTGAAAAGTCAACTATAGCACCTCAGCCTGCTCAACCACAGAAACCAACTATAATTAAAGCCAAACCAGCTGAGCCAGTTAACCCGGAAGAGATCATTACAGAGAAACCTGCGGCACCACCTGCCACTGCTGCTGAAACCATACGCATGGCCGTGGCTGCCGCCATGAGCAAATCTAATCGCGAAATTCCGCATTATTACCTCGAAACGAAGATTGACATGAGCAAGGCACTGACCTGGCTGACAGAAACAAATAAGCGAAGGCCTGTAAAGGAACGGTTGCTGCCGGCTGTGTTGCTGATAAAAGCCGTAGCCAAAGCCCTGAACGATATGCCCGACCTGAATGCATGGTGGGAGGACAGCCTGCAGCGCAAGGAAACTATAAATGTAGGCTACGTGGTGGCGCTCCGTATAGGAGGCATTATGGTACCAACTATTCACGACGCAGACACTAAAACTCTGGAAGACCTGATGCTGGCATTGAATGACCTGATACCGCGTGCCCGGGCGCTACGGCTGCGCAGCTCCGAACTTGCCGACTCAACTATAACCGTTACCAGCCTGGGCGAAGGCGGCGTGGAAACGGTTTACGGGGTTATATATCCGCCGCAGGTGGCGCTGGTTGGTTTTGGCGGCATAACAGACCAACCCTGGGCCGAGAACGGCATGCTGACCGTTCGCCCTGTACTTACCGCCACCCTTGCCGCCGACCACCGGGCATCTGACGGCAGCACCGGCAGCAAATTCCTGACAGCCATTAAAAACTACTTACAACAACCCGACAAACTATGA
- a CDS encoding acyl carrier protein: protein MTPEEIKQALVQRLKTIAPDTEPAQLQPDDNIRQTLGIDSFDYLQFIVAIDEQFGIETPEEDYGTIQTMQELTDYVAARVKSDPNKSR, encoded by the coding sequence ATGACACCGGAAGAAATAAAACAGGCACTGGTACAACGCCTCAAAACTATAGCCCCTGACACCGAACCCGCGCAACTGCAACCCGACGACAACATCCGACAAACTTTGGGCATCGACTCGTTTGATTACCTTCAGTTTATAGTTGCCATAGATGAACAGTTTGGAATAGAAACTCCGGAGGAAGACTACGGAACGATACAGACCATGCAGGAACTGACAGATTATGTGGCCGCCCGTGTGAAGAGTGATCCAAACAAATCCCGGTAA